A stretch of DNA from Vanacampus margaritifer isolate UIUO_Vmar chromosome 1, RoL_Vmar_1.0, whole genome shotgun sequence:
GTTTGCCAGGTATATtattttgtacacatttttcaaaaaatatactttttttcctggagtAGCATTTCCACTCATTCAatgggattattattattttttttaatttgtgttttgaCTGGAGTGTGATTCAGGAACAAAtgaaactcatatctcaaggcaacgCTGTGTATTGAGGGTGCGTGTCCTAGCTCTCCGGGGTGGTCTTCATGCGCTGCTGGTCCTGGTACTCCCGCGAGTTCTCCCAGGGCCGGGGCCCTCGAATGTTCTTCCAGTCGTCCAAATTGGCATCCTTCATCTTCTGCTCCGACAAAACAAGATGTCGGCGGCAGAGGAGGAGCAGAAGCAAACGTTTTTCAGTGCAACGCAGCAAGGCTTCTGTCGTTTCCGCCGCTGTTACGGATACTTTTTTCATGGAAACTTGAAAGTCTAATCATTACTACTACATTTTCTGTTCCTTGTTGTCATTTCTGTTGAATATTTTCATTCTCTAATGCCGTGtataaaaaatgacaatactTGGCCAAATCGGTTAAGTTTGAACACAATCGTGTTTCCCTCCATCTTATCTTATCTCCTCACCTCAAACTCTAGCTCTAACATGACCGACTGCGTCTCCACGTTCACTTTGGCCTCCAGTGAGGGATCCAACTgaaaccacacaaaaagaaccaGATTAGGTATCAGTGCACTTCTTTGGCTAGCGATTCTTAAAAGTGTGGTacgcaggctccctctagtgctacttaaaagaatcactgaatatTTACGAGTTTGTTTAAACCTTTTTAATTCaactgctttgtgaaatacattttaatttaatgattATTTAGGTAAATCTTTCCATTGGCTTTGGAAAAATGATGCGAGAGTCTTATCTTTGctgcttttaaataaaaatgtgacttttggggggggttttCTGTGAGCATGTGACACATCGGGGTGCTGCGGTTAATACTGAAAAAGTGGCGTACTTTCTTGTTGAGCTTCTGGGCGTCGTAGCGAATCTGCGCGAATTCCCGCAGGCCGAAGGAACCGCCGGTCACCATCAGCTAAAACCATATATAAAATTCAACAATTAgatttgacttttaaaaaataaaaatgcaacaaatatgctcaataatacaatataatacatACTTACGAGCATAGGCACTCCATATCTAAAAGTCTTGTTCTTTTGCAGTGCCTTTAGGCTAAACATGATTCCTTTTCtggtttttgctttttaaatatatctaaACGTCCATGTTCGTGAATGCCAAACAAGCAGGTTACTGCTGGGGTGCACTTCTCTACGTCCGGAGTGCTACGAACATTCCTAGATCTCCCACGTGACCTATTCaaacgtttttatttcttttgactatcaaatatatatgtaataaaTAGATACAAATTATTATGAATGGATATAAGGCCCATTTAATCCAGTAGACGTCCGACTAGAAGTCCAAAGAAGAGGTCACACAGTTGCAGTGTTGGTCCGAACCAGTTAAAAAGCCCGGAAGGCTACAAATGCCTCATAAAGTAAGGTTCCACCATACTACCTGGCAAGTTTTTGTGTCTTTCTCCAACAAACGAGCAAAATAAACAGATGATTAATTTCACGTTCCCTATTTATTTCCGTAAACAATCCCAAAAATAACTCTTTCTTACGTCAATTCAAGAGTAGCCACTTCCATCTTTGGTCCGACGCACTAAAATGTCCGATGTTAGGCTGCGAAGAACgttgtgtattttcttgtacgtattttgtttcaacccTTGGCTGTAATTTTATGATAATTCAGTAAACGTCCAAATTTGTCAGCCACTAACGTGTTGTTGAAGTTcccagttttattttttcccatcgTTTTAGTATTTTGCCAATAAAGCAATATATTTGATCGCCAAAGGCAAATTTACAAACCAAAActagtttttctctctctcaataaTTTCCCACATTAAACCACCATTTATAATGCTTAGTATTTGCTTAAACAGGATACTTTCGATAAGGTGATTTGTCAATATGATTCTATTTCTACATGAAAATGCTGTATTCAGTGCTACTTTtggtcacaatttttatttattttttggcacaaaAATGACTCACAAAACCTCATACGGTATGTGTTCACTAAAGTGACACATTTAGTCAGGAATGTGTTAgcttgtgttctattgctgtataaaatatcaaacttttttttttaatgtatacagtattaaTAAGGTAGCTCATACTCCCACTGATAGAAGCCCGATCTAACACGGAGTTCCTAGGTAATATATACAcaattaaaaatactgtatgtcatttAAAGTCTTGGAAATAATGAAACTAATACATATTCATCTTAGCACCTTATGCTTTTTCCATGGTATAGACATTAAATCTGGAACAACTGTTTGATAACGGGAACAATGTTTTTGATGAATATCAtgattagccccccccccccaagaaatCAACAGAGAACATGAAAGCAATTTTTCTTTATTACAACTTCCATCTCTCACTCTCAACCAGGTGAAGAAAAATACCttgctttttttgttcagtATCATAAAATATGTTCACTTTATTCCTTTATGAATGAGGACAatgacaagaaaataaaaacataacttgTTTTTCTCTGTGTAAACTGCTTGGCATGGGGCggcgggggggggagggggcgcAAAGGAACAACACAACTTGTGAGGAGGACAAAAAAGATAAGGCCAGAGACGTACAAAAAGAAGCGGGCAGGTGTGGGGGGCAGAGCGGCGGAGAGAGTTCAAAGGTCGCTCTCGCCGTAGAGGGCGGTGGAGAAGGACATGTAGTCGAGGGCCCCTGGCACGCCGTCGGGGCCCGTGTATGGGGCCATGCGAACTATGCAGTACTCCGCCTGGTCGGGGGGCAGCTCTCGCCGCAGCTCATCCGCCAAGATGTAGTTCTGTTGATGGAGCGCACAGATTTTACTCTACATTTTGAGGCACATAAACTGAACAATTATGATATTTACATATAAATGTTTCACTATACAGCGTTCCTAACGGATGTACCTTGTCTCCGGCCAGGACCTTGAAGGAGGCCATGACCTGGTCGGCCGTGTCGGTGTCGGCCGTCTCGCGCGACATGAAGTCGATGAAGGCTTGGAAGGTGACCACGCCCATGCGGTTGGGATCCACAATGCTCATGATGCGGGCAAACTCGCTCTCGCCCTGCGATACGCAAACATCCACAACACATGCATAATTACAATCATATAATAATTCTGCATGCGGAAGCGCTGGTTTAGGAAGCTTGGCTGCTAGTTGTTTAGTTAGCTAGATAACTAGTTGGTTAGTGTATTGCAAACCaaatggtactttaactttatttaCTCAGCTAGTTAGCTGGAATACTATAGCTTTCTAAGTAGCTAACCCTAGCTAACTTGCTGGGTAGCTCACTTGCTAGTTCGTTAGCCTGGCAGTTCAATTATATAGACAGCACAATTTCTAGATCGCTTACATAGTTATTTAGATGATCATATACTTCCCTAGGTAGTTTGTTCATTAATTACTGCATTGATAgctactgaaataatgatctaGCAAGATAGTTAAATTAATTAGGTGGCTAGTTAGTCTGATAAGTAGTTggatgattatttttgttagCATGTTTTATGGATAGCTAGCTAAATATATATTGTTGgctatttgttgttttagctAGTTAATTGATTGTGAGATAGTTAGTTAATCGTTTAGTTAGCTTGTTCATTTTCTAGGTAGCTCAGTGGTGAGTTGTTAAGTTAGCTAGCCCACTAGttatttgttgatttatttagtttCTAACTAGTTAGATTAGAGTAGTTCTCTCGCTTTGAGTCACAAGCATGGTCAGAGGACAAATttaactcatatctcaaggcaccactctaAGTGGTGCGGTAACGCTCTTGTGTACAACGCGCGTGTTTACCTGCTCTCGCGGCCTCTCATACACAGCGACCAAAAACGGACAAACTTTACCAGGTTGTAACCAACGGAGATAAGGCAGGACTTGAAGTCGTCGGCGTCCATCACTCCCGTTCTCTTCTACAAAAGGGACGAGCGACGGACgggaaggagggaaaaaaaagagagaaaaaggagACGGAAGCAAAAGGGAAACCGTCGGAAGAGAGGACG
This window harbors:
- the cox16 gene encoding cytochrome c oxidase assembly protein COX16 homolog, mitochondrial isoform X2, which produces MVTGGSFGLREFAQIRYDAQKLNKKLDPSLEAKVNVETQSVMLELEFEKMKDANLDDWKNIRGPRPWENSREYQDQQRMKTTPES
- the cox16 gene encoding cytochrome c oxidase assembly protein COX16 homolog, mitochondrial isoform X1, whose translation is MFSLKALQKNKTFRYGVPMLLMVTGGSFGLREFAQIRYDAQKLNKKLDPSLEAKVNVETQSVMLELEFEKMKDANLDDWKNIRGPRPWENSREYQDQQRMKTTPES